A stretch of Pseudolysobacter antarcticus DNA encodes these proteins:
- a CDS encoding CHAT domain-containing protein codes for MSRGWAGWLLAALLLAGLPSTQAFAASLNARLDDVYRAVGEGDPAAAQSRSAALLDQINDSNSQRGAVLQARLDVLYEYVKLSAAEGQILHEAVQKFAQNNTRGRGLLVRLKILESLERKDAQAASDLAQAAATVALHQSADEQAELHYAQAQAAAEVNGQLDFVRTSARLSLKYWQNLASPRAHWHEAQIYALIGLVYSHTGSKSDALAQYELSSNLAIKSFGADSQLRISCDIQRAGVLADLGRYGEAVVIREAVLLAAQHHYGDHSVDVAKAEGMVGASFQEIGDYAAAHDHYAHAEALLASLPDVSLHQRGVLAVNYGNLLQEMGEETAALEHYRQALAAFDGEKNTHAPAVVLANMGNTEFRLGHYEDAIVDFQRALLLREQADGKDSPGLVYALEGLGDAALALKRYAEAEAYFRRGLLVRGRALPVNHPTTAPLSFGLALAFWGQGKIDDAFHYARLTAEGQQALQASFVTDFSERQSVAYRDLLVPSTALTVSLAAKRGDGESIATAWHLVMVERGLLARSQALRLAAARSLHDPALGKKWSAWQNANTALAQAWLQTNVSSEQLALLRQQVETAEHDLWDKAGRHVVPDVNVTPAIADLARALPADGLLIAFTEGVADAPARILVAGNKSAPEDWYAFSLASNAPPQLRRIGVIDAISAQVRAWYGELRNPHSDLAQLRRSGLTLREQLVDPFVSADQKRSLFVVPEGELFRVSFAALPGNTSGYLIESGVRLHTLVHESDLLLPVSANTSATTLLAGAPDFLTLAANGEPSNRQLCVRASQQGFAAIPNAARELDNLKSLLSASGSASRITLIEGAAATKENVLAALPSANVIHLATHGFSLDESCSDDAPARGVTLAHSVEDAAITANSSALSGLAFTGAKISEQQSPIGVLSAGELGTLDLSHVDWIALSACDSGLGPISRNEGVFGMRRALRLAGARTVVMSLWQVDDASTADLMQALYRARFVEHHDVPTAMANAMQSVLTARRAAGQSDHPYYWAAFIDEGGWR; via the coding sequence GTGAGCAGGGGCTGGGCAGGTTGGTTATTGGCAGCATTGCTGCTTGCAGGTTTGCCATCGACGCAGGCGTTCGCCGCGTCGCTGAACGCACGACTGGATGATGTCTACCGCGCTGTGGGTGAAGGCGATCCTGCCGCGGCGCAAAGCCGGAGTGCCGCGCTCCTGGATCAGATCAACGACAGTAACAGCCAGCGTGGCGCTGTACTGCAGGCACGCCTGGATGTGCTTTACGAGTATGTAAAGCTCAGTGCCGCTGAAGGTCAGATATTGCATGAGGCCGTACAAAAATTCGCGCAAAACAATACGCGCGGACGCGGTCTGTTGGTGCGCCTGAAGATTCTTGAGTCGCTCGAACGCAAGGATGCGCAAGCTGCATCGGACCTTGCGCAAGCCGCGGCGACGGTGGCCCTGCATCAGTCCGCAGATGAACAGGCCGAATTGCATTATGCACAAGCGCAGGCGGCGGCCGAGGTGAATGGTCAGCTGGATTTCGTGCGTACATCGGCACGTTTGTCGCTGAAGTATTGGCAGAACCTGGCAAGCCCGCGCGCGCACTGGCACGAAGCACAAATTTACGCCCTGATAGGCCTTGTGTACTCGCATACGGGCAGCAAAAGCGACGCATTGGCGCAGTACGAATTGTCCTCGAATCTGGCGATCAAGAGTTTTGGTGCGGATAGTCAGCTGCGTATTTCCTGCGACATTCAACGCGCGGGTGTGCTGGCGGATCTGGGCAGATATGGTGAGGCCGTGGTGATTCGCGAAGCGGTGTTGCTGGCCGCGCAGCATCATTACGGTGACCATAGTGTCGACGTCGCCAAGGCCGAGGGCATGGTCGGCGCGAGCTTCCAGGAAATCGGCGACTACGCGGCCGCACACGATCATTACGCGCATGCCGAAGCATTGCTGGCATCGTTGCCGGATGTGTCGTTGCATCAGCGCGGCGTGCTCGCGGTGAACTACGGCAACCTGCTGCAGGAAATGGGCGAGGAGACCGCCGCGCTGGAACATTATCGTCAGGCGTTGGCCGCCTTTGATGGCGAAAAAAATACGCATGCACCGGCAGTTGTGCTGGCGAACATGGGCAACACCGAATTTCGACTTGGGCATTACGAAGATGCCATCGTCGATTTTCAGCGCGCGCTTTTGTTGCGTGAACAAGCCGATGGCAAGGACAGCCCCGGTCTGGTTTATGCGCTGGAAGGACTTGGCGATGCGGCGCTCGCGCTGAAACGTTATGCCGAGGCCGAAGCGTATTTTCGGCGCGGCTTGCTGGTGCGCGGACGCGCGTTGCCGGTGAATCATCCAACGACAGCGCCATTGAGTTTTGGCCTGGCACTGGCTTTTTGGGGGCAGGGGAAAATCGACGATGCGTTTCACTACGCGCGATTGACCGCCGAGGGTCAGCAAGCATTGCAGGCGAGTTTCGTCACCGATTTTTCCGAACGCCAGAGCGTGGCCTATCGCGATTTGCTGGTACCGTCGACTGCCCTCACGGTATCGCTGGCAGCCAAACGCGGTGATGGCGAAAGTATCGCCACGGCATGGCATCTGGTCATGGTCGAGCGCGGCTTGCTGGCGCGTTCGCAGGCGCTGCGATTGGCCGCCGCACGATCGCTGCACGATCCTGCATTGGGGAAAAAATGGAGTGCCTGGCAAAACGCCAATACCGCGCTGGCGCAGGCATGGTTGCAAACCAATGTCAGTAGCGAGCAGCTTGCCTTGTTACGCCAGCAAGTCGAAACCGCCGAGCACGATTTATGGGACAAGGCCGGTCGCCATGTTGTGCCAGATGTGAACGTCACACCTGCCATTGCCGATCTCGCGCGTGCGTTGCCGGCGGATGGTTTGTTGATCGCATTCACCGAAGGCGTCGCTGATGCGCCCGCGCGTATTCTGGTCGCGGGTAACAAGTCGGCTCCCGAAGATTGGTATGCGTTTTCGCTTGCTTCCAATGCACCACCGCAACTGCGTCGCATCGGTGTGATCGATGCAATATCGGCGCAGGTGCGTGCTTGGTACGGCGAGCTGCGCAATCCGCATTCGGATCTCGCGCAGCTGCGCCGAAGCGGTTTGACTTTGCGGGAACAGCTGGTTGATCCGTTTGTTTCAGCAGACCAGAAGCGCAGTTTGTTTGTCGTTCCCGAAGGCGAATTGTTTCGTGTCAGTTTTGCCGCGTTGCCCGGAAACACGAGTGGTTATCTGATTGAAAGCGGCGTACGTCTGCATACTCTGGTGCATGAGAGCGATCTGTTGTTGCCGGTCAGCGCAAACACCTCGGCCACAACCTTGCTCGCGGGGGCGCCGGATTTTCTCACCCTTGCCGCAAACGGCGAACCCAGCAATCGCCAGCTTTGTGTGCGCGCTTCGCAGCAGGGTTTTGCGGCGATTCCGAATGCTGCACGTGAGCTCGACAATCTGAAATCCTTGTTGTCCGCATCCGGTTCTGCGTCACGCATCACCTTGATCGAAGGTGCTGCGGCCACCAAGGAAAATGTTCTCGCGGCACTGCCCAGCGCGAACGTGATCCATCTCGCCACGCACGGTTTCAGTCTGGATGAAAGTTGCAGCGATGATGCTCCTGCGCGTGGCGTTACCTTGGCGCATTCGGTCGAGGATGCCGCGATCACGGCAAATAGTTCGGCGCTCTCAGGTCTGGCTTTCACTGGCGCGAAGATCAGCGAACAGCAAAGCCCCATCGGCGTGCTCAGCGCTGGCGAACTCGGCACGCTGGATCTTTCGCATGTCGACTGGATCGCCTTGTCGGCGTGCGATTCCGGCCTGGGTCCGATCAGTCGCAATGAAGGTGTGTTCGGCATGCGCCGCGCGTTGCGACTGGCAGGCGCACGCACGGTGGTAATGAGCCTGTGGCAAGTCGACGACGCGTCTACTGCCGATTTGATGCAGGCACTTTATCGCGCGCGTTTTGTCGAGCATCACGATGTGCCGACGGCGATGGCAAACGCGATGCAATCGGTATTGACGGCACGCCGCGCCGCGGGGCAATCCGATCACCCATATTACTGGGCAGCATTCATCGATGAAGGCGGTTGGCGCTAA
- a CDS encoding serine/threonine-protein kinase, whose protein sequence is MTPQELELERLATLIADDEPVNWRELDPSAQRDNAQTFSGLRELEQLAQGFRRVSVAGNERVHNQRPGKFRFGQLEALEQIGEGMQGEVWRAYDALLDQCVALKLRKIESGELAHQFLDEARRLARVRHANIVSVYGAAIHDGRAGIWTELVTGKSLASVLAEQGPLPVDEARAIGIDLCHALAVVHRHGLVHGDIKPENVMRDHGGRIVLMDFGATREFIDAHDATVLGTPNYLAPEVLRGATPTPASDVYALGVLLFRLATGEYPPTLNDTETSLASDTHDAWRKPIQTAGLPRDFARAIERALDHDPLRRPASALAFAAALAPSALPTNRIRHWSFVAVATALIAAVVFGLVRWRAVPVVAWNATAGFQRVDTLGATALADGVALAFGDRLMLKFESNQPAYVYVFNDDGSGQAAVLFPLPGLDPGNPLAANSAHQLPGKSGLTPLSWQVNSSAAREEFVVLAADAPQPELERAIAEWQHAGALPNVAVRGATQLAPAPNDVEISSASLHALLGRIEPQTAAHLRRWRFVFPHAPSPS, encoded by the coding sequence ATGACCCCACAGGAACTTGAACTGGAACGATTGGCGACACTGATCGCCGACGACGAGCCGGTGAATTGGCGCGAACTCGATCCAAGCGCGCAACGTGATAACGCGCAGACGTTTTCCGGATTGCGTGAACTCGAACAACTGGCGCAGGGTTTTCGTCGTGTCAGCGTCGCCGGCAATGAGCGCGTTCACAATCAACGCCCGGGCAAATTTCGCTTCGGTCAACTCGAAGCGCTGGAGCAGATCGGCGAAGGCATGCAGGGTGAAGTCTGGCGTGCTTACGATGCGCTGCTCGATCAGTGCGTCGCGTTGAAATTGCGCAAGATCGAATCGGGCGAACTGGCGCATCAATTTCTCGACGAAGCGCGCCGCCTTGCCCGAGTGCGGCATGCGAATATCGTCAGCGTGTATGGCGCGGCAATCCACGACGGTCGCGCCGGCATATGGACCGAACTGGTCACCGGCAAGTCGCTCGCCAGCGTGCTCGCCGAGCAAGGGCCGCTGCCGGTTGATGAAGCGCGCGCGATCGGAATCGATCTGTGTCACGCGCTGGCCGTGGTCCACCGGCATGGCCTGGTGCATGGTGATATCAAGCCGGAAAACGTCATGCGCGATCACGGCGGACGCATCGTGCTGATGGATTTCGGCGCCACGCGCGAGTTCATTGATGCACATGATGCGACCGTTCTCGGCACGCCGAATTATCTCGCGCCGGAAGTGCTGCGCGGCGCCACACCGACACCGGCCAGCGATGTGTATGCGCTCGGTGTTTTGCTGTTTCGACTCGCAACGGGCGAATATCCACCCACATTGAATGACACAGAAACATCGCTGGCAAGCGACACACATGATGCATGGCGCAAGCCGATCCAAACCGCCGGACTGCCGCGCGATTTCGCGCGTGCCATCGAACGGGCGCTGGATCACGATCCACTGCGCCGCCCCGCCAGCGCGCTCGCATTTGCGGCAGCACTCGCGCCCTCAGCATTGCCGACCAATCGCATTCGCCACTGGAGCTTTGTTGCGGTTGCAACGGCACTCATTGCAGCAGTTGTATTCGGTCTCGTGCGCTGGCGTGCGGTGCCGGTCGTGGCGTGGAACGCAACGGCTGGTTTTCAGCGTGTCGATACGCTCGGCGCGACGGCGCTTGCGGACGGTGTGGCATTGGCATTCGGGGATCGACTGATGCTCAAATTCGAGAGCAATCAGCCTGCTTATGTCTACGTTTTCAATGACGATGGCAGCGGCCAGGCGGCGGTATTATTTCCGTTGCCAGGCCTCGATCCGGGCAATCCGCTGGCGGCCAATAGCGCGCATCAGTTGCCCGGGAAATCGGGCCTGACCCCATTGTCGTGGCAGGTCAACAGCAGCGCCGCACGCGAGGAATTTGTCGTGCTCGCGGCTGACGCTCCACAACCCGAACTCGAACGCGCGATTGCAGAATGGCAACATGCCGGCGCGCTGCCGAACGTTGCGGTACGAGGCGCGACACAACTCGCACCAGCGCCGAACGACGTCGAAATCAGCAGTGCATCGTTGCATGCGTTACTGGGCCGGATCGAGCCGCAGACCGCAGCGCATCTGCGGCGTTGGCGCTTTGTATTCCCGCACGCGCCGTCACCATCCTGA
- a CDS encoding RNA polymerase sigma factor, with the protein MNNESPSMPAQVPEATVVLLRRIRSGDAGAREDLFRRYLPLLRRWAHGRLPASARDLSDTDDIVQVTLVRALNHLDDFESQHPGAFLAYLRQILLNQVRDELRRRQRRPEFGELDAEMADAESPTLLEQMLGHERLRAYENALAELPKRQQGLIVMRLELGLSYPEIAVETGGTTDAVRVMVSRAIVQLAKGLNDDPTGT; encoded by the coding sequence ATGAATAACGAGTCGCCATCGATGCCCGCGCAGGTGCCGGAAGCCACGGTCGTGCTGCTGCGGCGTATTCGTAGTGGCGACGCGGGCGCGCGCGAGGATTTGTTCCGCCGTTACCTGCCATTGTTGCGGCGCTGGGCGCACGGACGCCTGCCTGCCAGCGCGCGCGATCTTTCGGATACCGACGATATTGTTCAGGTTACCCTCGTTCGAGCGTTAAACCATCTGGACGATTTCGAATCGCAACATCCGGGCGCGTTTCTGGCATATCTGCGCCAGATTCTTTTGAACCAGGTGCGTGATGAACTGCGTCGTCGCCAGCGTCGCCCCGAGTTCGGTGAACTCGATGCGGAAATGGCGGACGCGGAGTCACCGACCTTGCTCGAACAAATGCTCGGCCACGAACGCTTGCGCGCTTACGAAAACGCGCTTGCCGAACTGCCGAAACGCCAGCAAGGTTTGATCGTGATGCGGCTCGAACTCGGCCTGAGTTATCCGGAAATCGCCGTCGAAACCGGCGGTACGACGGATGCGGTGCGGGTGATGGTTTCCCGCGCCATCGTGCAACTGGCAAAAGGCTTGAACGATGACCCCACAGGAACTTGA
- the aqpZ gene encoding aquaporin Z: MNLAKRASAEFLGTAWLVLGGCGSAVLAAAFPALGIGFAGVALAFGLTVVTMAYAIGHISGCHLNPAVTIGLWAGGRIPTGDILPYVVAQVAGAIFGAGLLYLIASGKAGFDVHAGFASNGYGAHSPGGYELTAALTCEIVLTAFFLLVILGSTDKRAPAGFAGLAIGLSLTLIHLISIPVTNTSVNPARSTGPALFAGGWALDQLWLFWVAPIIGALIAGAVYRWLGNDD; this comes from the coding sequence ATGAATCTGGCAAAACGTGCATCGGCAGAATTTCTCGGAACGGCATGGCTGGTACTCGGCGGTTGCGGCAGCGCGGTGTTGGCCGCGGCGTTTCCAGCACTCGGCATCGGCTTTGCGGGCGTCGCGCTCGCGTTCGGCTTGACCGTGGTGACGATGGCGTATGCGATCGGACATATTTCCGGCTGCCACCTGAATCCGGCGGTGACGATCGGATTGTGGGCGGGTGGCCGCATTCCGACCGGCGATATTCTGCCGTATGTCGTGGCGCAAGTTGCCGGGGCAATTTTCGGCGCGGGGTTGTTGTATCTGATCGCTTCGGGCAAGGCCGGGTTCGATGTGCATGCAGGGTTTGCGTCCAACGGTTACGGCGCGCATTCGCCGGGTGGTTATGAACTCACCGCAGCGCTGACTTGCGAGATCGTGCTGACGGCATTTTTCCTGCTGGTCATTCTCGGCAGCACCGACAAGCGCGCACCGGCCGGTTTTGCCGGCCTCGCGATCGGCCTTTCGCTGACCCTGATCCATTTGATCAGCATTCCCGTGACCAATACTTCGGTGAATCCGGCGCGCAGCACCGGCCCGGCATTGTTCGCTGGCGGCTGGGCGCTGGATCAACTGTGGCTGTTCTGGGTCGCGCCGATCATCGGCGCCTTGATCGCTGGCGCGGTCTATCGCTGGCTCGGCAACGACGACTAG
- a CDS encoding glycosyltransferase family 39 protein — protein sequence MNKPPADSLQSSHTVKPLLPTSRRAMLGLIFAIVVALVAWFAGAEYRSLTEPDEGRYAEVAREMMATGDWIVPRTNGFKFYDKPVLHYWATAVAFEAFGVHNWTARLWTLLAGLISVVSIGYAGMRVFGRREGIIAALVLGSSFLCVVGSHVNSLDMGLTAFLSLLLGAFLIAQHHAADVAICRRWMWLTWLAMALAVMTKGVIAIVLPAAILFFYMLWQRDWGLLRRLHLFSGLMIVLVICLPWFIAIGRADSNFYGFFFIHEHLERFLSKTHDRFQPWWFFLPVIVFGAMPWSLFLPAALRRGMDHQSGVFQPARLLLLWCAMFLLFFSISSSKLALYILPLFPALALLIGIAAARMSSRALIFRLLPIAIITTLAAIVLGFFPGLLPLHEPRAANLAFVQIAAIAVALLSLASWLALWFCRQQKIVVGIAAVAFGGLVCTQGLMIGFQQLEPANSADSMAALAAPYIRADTPVYSVKFYFRGLPFYLQRLVTVAYDTPTDLVAGMAWQPELTIAELDGFVAAWRAHPGALAFIRPDVYTELREHHLPMTLIADRQPIVMIVQSPLDARRSDAIADTPAGQSP from the coding sequence ATGAATAAACCGCCGGCGGACTCGCTTCAATCCTCGCACACCGTAAAACCATTATTGCCGACCAGCAGGCGCGCGATGCTTGGGCTGATTTTCGCGATTGTCGTCGCGCTGGTCGCATGGTTTGCCGGTGCGGAATATCGCTCCCTGACTGAACCCGACGAAGGTCGTTACGCCGAAGTCGCACGCGAGATGATGGCGACTGGCGACTGGATCGTACCGCGCACCAACGGCTTCAAGTTTTACGATAAACCGGTGCTGCATTATTGGGCCACGGCGGTCGCGTTCGAGGCTTTTGGCGTACACAACTGGACTGCGCGTTTGTGGACGTTGCTGGCCGGACTGATCAGTGTCGTCTCGATTGGCTACGCGGGGATGCGCGTGTTCGGGCGTCGCGAAGGCATCATCGCCGCGCTGGTACTCGGCAGCAGTTTCCTGTGCGTGGTCGGCAGCCATGTCAATTCGCTGGACATGGGCTTGACCGCTTTTTTGAGTCTGTTGCTCGGCGCATTCCTGATCGCACAACATCACGCCGCGGATGTCGCCATCTGTCGGCGCTGGATGTGGCTGACGTGGTTGGCGATGGCGCTGGCGGTGATGACCAAGGGTGTGATCGCGATTGTCTTGCCCGCCGCCATTCTCTTTTTCTACATGCTGTGGCAGCGCGACTGGGGATTGTTGCGCCGGCTGCATTTGTTTTCGGGCCTGATGATTGTGCTGGTCATTTGTCTGCCGTGGTTTATTGCGATCGGTCGCGCCGACAGCAATTTCTACGGCTTCTTTTTCATCCACGAACACCTCGAACGTTTCTTGTCGAAGACCCACGATCGTTTCCAGCCGTGGTGGTTTTTTCTGCCCGTGATTGTGTTCGGTGCGATGCCGTGGTCGTTGTTTCTGCCGGCGGCGTTGCGGCGCGGAATGGATCACCAATCAGGCGTGTTTCAGCCAGCACGATTGCTGCTGTTGTGGTGCGCGATGTTCCTGCTGTTTTTCTCGATTTCGAGTTCCAAACTTGCGCTGTATATCCTGCCGCTGTTCCCTGCGCTGGCATTGCTGATCGGCATCGCCGCGGCGCGAATGAGCAGTCGTGCTTTGATATTTCGGTTGTTGCCGATTGCAATCATTACCACGCTTGCCGCCATCGTTCTCGGCTTTTTCCCCGGCCTGTTGCCGTTGCATGAACCACGTGCGGCGAACCTCGCATTTGTCCAGATCGCCGCGATCGCCGTCGCCTTGCTGAGCCTCGCGAGCTGGCTCGCTCTGTGGTTTTGCCGTCAGCAAAAAATCGTTGTGGGCATCGCCGCCGTGGCATTCGGTGGTTTGGTTTGCACGCAAGGACTCATGATCGGTTTCCAGCAGCTCGAACCGGCCAACTCAGCCGACTCGATGGCCGCACTTGCGGCTCCTTACATCAGGGCCGATACGCCGGTGTACTCGGTGAAATTCTATTTCCGCGGTCTGCCGTTTTATCTGCAGCGCCTCGTGACAGTCGCTTACGACACGCCGACCGATCTGGTCGCCGGAATGGCTTGGCAACCCGAGCTGACGATCGCCGAGCTCGACGGGTTTGTCGCGGCATGGCGCGCACATCCGGGCGCGTTGGCGTTTATACGTCCAGACGTCTATACCGAATTGCGCGAACATCATCTACCGATGACTTTGATCGCGGATCGCCAGCCGATAGTGATGATCGTGCAATCGCCGTTGGATGCACGCCGCAGCGATGCAATTGCCGACACGCCCGCGGGACAGAGCCCCTGA
- a CDS encoding S8 family serine peptidase, with the protein MYIIRFSEPGALDYKGGNLALKATAPVSESREQFDVKRPEVTAYRKHLIDVQASHLHDIAGSIGREIHPKHSYDLVFNGIAVELSASEAAKVATLAGVEAITADEILPLDTFRGPAFIGAPAIWNAPPGDAIHRGAGVTIGILDSGTNTGHPSFTDDASCGFGPSNHKLKAAGCATSSGGVCTSSDVEADAYNSAHGVHTASIAGGNTVDNSATPSPNLPAPWTQISGVAPCAKINSYKVCNTVSPTLPGCGTSDSIAGVNNAIADGVNAINFSIGGGTTPWNATDVDRAFLNAVNAGIFVAASAGNTTATITSPIGQVNHKGPWVNTVAASSQDKQLGVALSATGPGTPPANTQILLGTPGSTTPAATAFTNLPIGYNAANPTGCTATGGFPANFFAGSVALIARGACNFTEKMDNATAAGAQAIFIYNNAIGIINMDTAAAGAAAQLIQTYSLLQVDGQNLVSFITANGATPTTTSFDPNAIGTIQGDVLADFSFRGPMTGNYADLTKPDDTGPGVVIYAAWNPIDGGTSYKLESGTSMSGPHLAGSGALLKAVHPDWTPAEIKSAIQMTAVTGTKEDGVTQWAVDDVGSGRVDLSKATAAGFVMNETYANFLAANPSGGTINVKTLNLASVRNAAVVASYTWTRTLRNTLPVQTTWNVTVQTPTGLNVTVVPNTFSFNGTADTVFTDNFELPAKQVLTITAAPTATFTAMTFAQVIFTEVNNKAPPMHITVAIKGHP; encoded by the coding sequence GTGTACATCATCCGTTTCAGCGAGCCGGGCGCGCTGGATTACAAAGGCGGAAATCTCGCACTGAAAGCCACCGCACCGGTGTCGGAATCACGCGAGCAATTCGATGTGAAGCGCCCGGAAGTGACTGCGTACCGCAAACATTTGATAGATGTGCAGGCTAGTCATCTGCACGATATCGCCGGCAGCATCGGTCGTGAGATTCATCCCAAGCACAGTTACGATCTCGTGTTCAATGGCATTGCCGTCGAACTCAGTGCGAGCGAAGCGGCCAAGGTGGCCACGCTCGCGGGCGTGGAAGCAATCACGGCAGACGAGATTCTTCCACTGGATACGTTCCGTGGCCCTGCCTTCATCGGTGCGCCGGCAATCTGGAACGCGCCGCCTGGGGATGCGATCCATCGCGGTGCCGGCGTGACGATCGGCATTCTCGATAGCGGCACCAACACCGGCCATCCTTCGTTCACCGACGATGCGAGCTGCGGTTTCGGCCCGAGCAATCACAAACTCAAGGCGGCAGGTTGTGCCACGTCCAGTGGCGGTGTTTGCACCAGCAGCGATGTCGAGGCAGATGCTTATAACTCGGCGCATGGTGTGCATACCGCCAGCATTGCTGGCGGCAATACCGTCGACAACAGTGCGACGCCATCACCGAATCTTCCGGCACCGTGGACGCAGATTTCCGGCGTCGCGCCGTGCGCCAAGATCAATAGCTACAAGGTGTGCAATACCGTATCGCCAACCCTGCCGGGTTGCGGCACATCAGACAGTATCGCCGGCGTGAACAATGCAATTGCCGATGGCGTGAATGCGATCAACTTTTCGATCGGCGGCGGCACCACGCCGTGGAATGCCACTGACGTCGACCGTGCTTTCCTGAATGCAGTGAATGCGGGAATCTTCGTCGCGGCCTCGGCAGGCAACACGACGGCGACCATCACCAGCCCGATCGGACAGGTCAACCACAAGGGACCTTGGGTGAATACGGTTGCCGCGTCGTCGCAGGACAAACAGCTTGGCGTGGCGCTCAGCGCTACCGGTCCGGGTACGCCGCCAGCCAACACCCAGATTCTGCTTGGCACGCCCGGCAGCACCACACCGGCGGCGACCGCGTTTACCAATTTGCCGATCGGCTATAACGCGGCGAATCCGACGGGTTGCACAGCCACCGGTGGATTTCCGGCGAATTTCTTCGCCGGTTCCGTAGCGTTGATCGCACGCGGTGCCTGTAATTTCACCGAGAAGATGGACAACGCCACTGCGGCGGGCGCGCAGGCGATCTTCATCTACAACAACGCGATCGGCATCATCAACATGGATACCGCGGCGGCAGGGGCGGCGGCACAACTGATCCAGACGTATAGTCTGTTGCAAGTCGACGGCCAGAATCTGGTGAGCTTCATCACTGCCAACGGCGCCACACCGACGACAACCAGTTTCGATCCGAATGCGATCGGGACGATTCAAGGCGACGTGCTTGCCGACTTCAGTTTCCGTGGTCCGATGACAGGTAATTACGCCGATCTGACCAAACCCGATGATACCGGTCCGGGGGTGGTGATTTATGCGGCGTGGAATCCGATCGATGGCGGCACAAGTTACAAACTTGAAAGCGGCACGTCGATGTCCGGCCCGCATCTGGCCGGTTCAGGTGCGTTGCTCAAGGCCGTTCATCCGGACTGGACCCCAGCTGAAATCAAGTCGGCGATCCAGATGACGGCAGTCACCGGCACCAAGGAAGACGGCGTGACGCAGTGGGCGGTCGATGATGTCGGCAGTGGTCGTGTCGATCTGAGCAAGGCTACCGCGGCGGGTTTTGTGATGAACGAAACCTATGCGAATTTCCTCGCGGCGAACCCGAGCGGCGGCACGATCAATGTGAAAACACTGAATCTGGCCTCGGTGCGAAATGCCGCTGTCGTCGCTTCGTATACGTGGACGCGCACCTTGCGCAACACCTTGCCGGTGCAGACCACATGGAATGTGACGGTGCAAACGCCGACCGGTTTGAACGTCACGGTCGTACCGAATACGTTCTCTTTCAACGGCACCGCTGATACGGTCTTCACCGACAATTTCGAGCTGCCGGCGAAACAGGTGTTGACCATCACCGCCGCACCGACCGCCACGTTCACGGCCATGACGTTTGCCCAGGTGATCTTCACCGAAGTCAACAACAAGGCGCCGCCGATGCATATCACGGTAGCGATAAAGGGGCATCCATAA